From the genome of Geoglobus ahangari, one region includes:
- a CDS encoding helicase-related protein, translating to MSGYDSTKIIDNTPGKLLKDVIKDRLKNCKEAKFAVGYFFLSGFDLVDEDFPKDVDRRPFLKLIMGNETTLPTKEELVSGYSLRELFKQKMIEELQSKELTEQQINQLKRLRDYIANNLIEVKLFDKSRLHAKLYLFLKDLEDKYGSPGVAIVGSSNFTAEGLIQNKELNVILTEREDVLYLNNWFDELWEEAIDFNEDLIRVIEVSGAIPGLKYPKIGKYLDPETLFKYLVYKWTEGRVLNLTKKDILLEFQLVGVMNAIPILNHYDGVILADSVGLGKSFMASAIIQEFLVGKYPHWKPSDKEYPAVMLILPPSLISQWEDLLVGRADERMMEKLERGELVRVNSEYFLQNMFKKLVKGSYNHKIYEIYDESGTKLIGKIAFLSLGLFQRYKADLKKGEIDEELLKMREEYDLFVIDEAHKYRNKNTNRWKAVRALQKKSNGFSNKFLLLTATPLNNTIDDLYNLIRLFTDDTFQSFQNNKYSVSVPDLIREYKKLKKEYEKTDDEGIKKKLKEKAAEIKRKVLDEVMILRTRKYITEQFRGLNIVFKDPKPYSIDYSPFYTPKFNELVRKISRNIDRINFEHTKLYGVRYIVFADDEEEEYKIIEISDLFKLLLGKRLESGVFPFETTLRKIYEKEKVFYTLFKKSVERITSLDDLRNLIVKAVEEAKINKELEDVAEEFEAEAQEEESWFDKVVKLLVEYVENYNLEGYSGVEKVKVGLKIALHNMEQDLKLMDEIFDALDALKVGENGDFKVLGTVPKDEDEIIDTRIYVYENDPKLEALKQLMVKPKYMSEKLGIEENLYKKKFIIFTQYKDTAYYLYHNLREWIEREIDLHPWLKDKADRIKIGLVTGDTDTETKMNYIKRFAPKANSGDEEVRRYGEIEILISTDALSEGVNLQDADAVVNFDLPWNPMIIVQRVGRVNRIGNDKDVYVLNFTPSREIEIIVGILSKLKQKIEDITLVVGKESKILSQEEDISVETFGERIKSLSELSMTDLEEFGISDEFKDVVEGGIPQEQVDEYKLWNIIQYELGYTDKDFEEVKNLGDGPYYTYIQSGNGKIFSIYEFYRGDFRIDRKIISIGKEGIKQESPLALLELVRGRKITPFKLDESAEKLKEIDKQAEKVVEKLKRDYQPDQKGFLYGLYNALISEKEKGRGLENYKSVVNTLKLLDYRQYSSPIKSLLVENKLIEVDKNNNVKILNLKGVVDTLYSRFLQWNLSRVPSLKVEKKHIGWFYAQ from the coding sequence ATGTCTGGGTACGATTCAACCAAAATTATAGACAACACTCCTGGCAAGCTTCTCAAAGACGTTATAAAAGACAGACTGAAAAACTGTAAAGAGGCTAAATTTGCTGTTGGCTACTTTTTCCTGAGTGGTTTTGATCTTGTTGATGAAGATTTTCCCAAAGATGTGGACAGAAGACCGTTTTTGAAACTTATTATGGGCAACGAAACCACGCTGCCCACAAAAGAGGAACTGGTGTCTGGCTACAGTTTAAGGGAATTATTCAAGCAAAAAATGATAGAGGAATTACAATCCAAAGAATTAACAGAGCAGCAAATCAACCAGTTAAAGAGGTTGAGAGACTATATTGCGAACAATTTAATAGAGGTGAAGCTTTTTGACAAATCGAGGCTCCACGCCAAACTTTACCTGTTTTTAAAAGATTTGGAGGACAAATATGGTTCTCCGGGGGTGGCAATCGTTGGCTCGTCAAATTTCACTGCCGAGGGATTAATACAGAATAAAGAATTGAATGTGATTCTAACTGAGAGAGAAGACGTTCTATATCTCAATAATTGGTTTGATGAGCTCTGGGAGGAGGCTATAGACTTCAATGAGGATTTAATCAGAGTCATAGAAGTCTCAGGCGCAATTCCCGGGCTCAAATATCCGAAAATCGGGAAATATCTAGATCCTGAAACCCTATTCAAGTATCTTGTATACAAATGGACTGAAGGAAGAGTTCTCAACCTCACGAAAAAGGACATACTCCTCGAATTCCAGCTTGTAGGAGTTATGAATGCTATCCCAATCCTGAATCATTATGATGGAGTAATTCTTGCCGACTCTGTCGGGTTGGGTAAAAGTTTCATGGCATCTGCAATAATTCAGGAATTTTTGGTTGGAAAGTATCCTCACTGGAAACCGTCAGATAAAGAGTATCCGGCAGTTATGCTGATTCTTCCTCCGTCCTTGATATCCCAGTGGGAAGATTTGCTTGTTGGACGGGCAGATGAAAGAATGATGGAGAAGCTCGAGAGAGGGGAGCTTGTCAGAGTCAATTCGGAATATTTCCTGCAAAATATGTTCAAGAAGCTCGTTAAGGGGAGTTACAATCACAAAATCTACGAGATATATGATGAGAGCGGAACAAAACTCATCGGCAAAATTGCTTTCCTGTCTTTGGGGCTTTTCCAGAGATACAAGGCTGATTTAAAGAAGGGCGAAATTGACGAGGAATTGCTAAAGATGCGGGAAGAGTATGACTTATTTGTGATAGATGAAGCTCACAAATATAGAAATAAAAACACAAACAGATGGAAAGCTGTAAGAGCGTTGCAGAAGAAATCAAATGGCTTCTCGAACAAATTCTTGCTTCTAACGGCTACGCCTCTCAACAATACCATAGATGACCTGTATAATCTGATCAGGCTGTTTACGGATGATACTTTCCAGAGTTTCCAGAATAACAAATATAGCGTATCAGTGCCTGATCTAATCAGAGAATACAAGAAATTGAAAAAAGAATATGAAAAAACAGACGATGAGGGGATAAAGAAGAAACTCAAGGAGAAGGCTGCGGAGATTAAAAGAAAGGTTCTGGACGAAGTTATGATCCTAAGGACAAGGAAATACATAACCGAGCAGTTCAGGGGCCTAAACATAGTTTTCAAGGATCCCAAACCATACAGTATAGACTACTCCCCCTTCTATACACCCAAATTCAATGAGTTGGTGAGAAAAATTTCACGAAACATCGATAGGATAAATTTCGAACATACAAAGCTTTATGGAGTCAGATATATTGTGTTTGCAGATGATGAGGAGGAAGAATATAAGATAATTGAAATATCTGATTTATTCAAGCTTTTACTGGGCAAGAGACTTGAGAGCGGAGTATTTCCATTCGAAACCACATTGAGAAAAATATACGAGAAGGAAAAGGTGTTTTACACATTATTCAAAAAATCTGTAGAGAGAATAACAAGTCTGGATGATCTCAGGAATTTAATCGTTAAGGCCGTTGAAGAGGCGAAGATAAATAAGGAATTGGAGGATGTTGCAGAAGAATTTGAAGCAGAAGCTCAGGAAGAGGAGAGCTGGTTCGATAAGGTCGTTAAACTTCTGGTAGAATATGTTGAGAACTACAACCTTGAAGGATATTCCGGTGTTGAAAAAGTCAAAGTAGGCCTGAAGATTGCGCTTCACAACATGGAGCAGGATTTGAAGCTAATGGATGAGATATTTGACGCCCTCGATGCCCTCAAGGTTGGGGAGAACGGCGATTTCAAAGTTCTCGGAACAGTCCCAAAGGACGAAGATGAAATCATCGATACCAGAATTTACGTTTACGAGAACGATCCAAAGCTTGAGGCTCTGAAACAGCTCATGGTTAAACCGAAATACATGTCGGAAAAGCTCGGTATTGAGGAAAACCTCTACAAGAAGAAATTCATCATCTTCACCCAGTACAAGGATACCGCCTACTACCTGTACCACAATTTAAGAGAATGGATTGAACGGGAAATAGATCTGCACCCATGGCTCAAGGATAAGGCAGATAGGATTAAAATAGGGCTTGTCACCGGAGACACAGACACCGAAACCAAAATGAACTACATAAAGAGATTCGCTCCCAAAGCAAATTCAGGCGATGAAGAAGTGAGGAGATATGGCGAGATTGAGATACTGATTTCCACTGACGCATTAAGCGAGGGAGTTAATCTGCAGGATGCCGATGCAGTAGTCAATTTTGACCTGCCTTGGAACCCAATGATAATAGTTCAGAGAGTTGGTAGAGTTAACAGAATCGGAAATGACAAGGATGTCTACGTTCTCAACTTCACTCCTTCGAGGGAGATTGAGATCATTGTTGGAATTTTAAGCAAGCTTAAACAGAAAATAGAGGACATAACTCTTGTAGTCGGAAAGGAGTCGAAGATTCTCAGTCAAGAGGAAGATATAAGTGTTGAGACATTTGGAGAGAGAATTAAAAGCCTGTCAGAGCTTTCAATGACAGATTTAGAGGAATTTGGCATTTCTGATGAATTCAAGGATGTTGTCGAAGGCGGCATTCCTCAGGAGCAGGTGGATGAATACAAGCTCTGGAACATCATCCAGTATGAGCTTGGATATACGGATAAAGATTTTGAAGAGGTTAAAAATCTGGGAGATGGACCCTATTATACCTATATCCAGTCCGGAAATGGAAAGATTTTCAGCATCTACGAATTTTACCGTGGAGATTTCAGGATTGACAGGAAAATCATAAGCATTGGTAAAGAGGGCATAAAGCAGGAATCTCCTTTAGCACTCCTCGAACTCGTGAGAGGTAGAAAAATTACACCGTTCAAGCTTGATGAGAGTGCTGAAAAACTGAAGGAAATAGATAAACAGGCTGAGAAAGTTGTTGAAAAATTGAAGAGAGATTATCAGCCTGATCAAAAGGGATTTCTATACGGTCTTTATAATGCCCTTATAAGTGAGAAAGAAAAAGGCAGAGGACTCGAAAACTACAAGTCAGTGGTCAATACGCTAAAACTACTTGATTATCGACAATATTCAAGCCCCATTAAATCGTTGCTCGTTGAAAATAAGCTAATTGAAGTGGACAAAAACAATAACGTGAAAATCCTGAACCTTAAAGGTGTTGTGGATACACTTTACAGCCGTTTCCTCCAGTGGAATCTATCTCGAGTACCCTCTCTGAAAGTTGAGAAAAAGCACATAGGGTGGTTCTATGCCCAGTAA
- a CDS encoding LEA type 2 family protein: MRVWHILLIALAVTLTAGCVQPGIKDVQAHWGEVNDQYSELVANVDINNPLPFLPLKDVESYVYINGIQIAHGNAIDIEKDRVVLSIKIENQRIKDMWVSHLQHGENSEMMIKIVPVINLLVFDYRYPIEVSQQLTTNMLGMGFEDQVVSVGGVDIFAFRDIRLELGKVDNLRTELVVSGTAENNAPVSIDISKIEYSIEMNGITMGKGVEEINLNLKPGEKEKVRVPIYLDNTKLPEWWVTHVKNGEKTTVKVNAKIYVSFMGAEYPIQISQETQFETAIASSVKI; encoded by the coding sequence ATGAGAGTCTGGCACATCCTGCTCATCGCTCTTGCAGTGACGCTGACTGCAGGCTGCGTCCAGCCGGGGATAAAGGACGTGCAGGCCCACTGGGGGGAGGTAAACGATCAGTACAGCGAACTGGTGGCGAACGTGGATATAAACAACCCCCTGCCCTTCCTTCCGCTGAAGGACGTTGAGTCCTACGTCTACATCAACGGAATACAGATAGCCCATGGGAATGCGATAGACATAGAGAAGGACAGGGTCGTCCTGAGCATAAAGATAGAGAACCAGAGGATAAAGGACATGTGGGTCAGCCACCTTCAGCATGGGGAAAATAGCGAGATGATGATAAAGATAGTCCCTGTCATAAACCTGCTGGTTTTCGACTACAGGTACCCGATCGAGGTGAGCCAGCAGCTGACGACGAACATGTTGGGGATGGGCTTCGAGGATCAGGTGGTGTCTGTTGGTGGAGTGGACATATTCGCATTCAGAGACATAAGGCTCGAACTCGGCAAGGTGGACAACCTCAGGACGGAGCTGGTGGTGAGCGGTACCGCGGAGAACAACGCCCCCGTGAGCATAGACATCAGCAAGATAGAGTACTCCATAGAGATGAACGGAATCACTATGGGCAAGGGCGTTGAGGAGATAAACCTGAACCTCAAGCCCGGAGAAAAGGAGAAGGTCAGGGTGCCCATCTACTTGGACAACACGAAGCTTCCGGAGTGGTGGGTGACGCACGTCAAGAACGGAGAAAAGACGACGGTTAAGGTGAACGCGAAGATATACGTGAGCTTCATGGGTGCTGAGTACCCGATACAGATCTCTCAGGAGACTCAGTTCGAGACGGCGATTGCCTCGTCGGTAAAAATTTAA